One Micromonospora craniellae genomic region harbors:
- a CDS encoding copper resistance CopC family protein: MRRRPGLRWLAAGLLTLLALGLAALTVAAQLRPARLVSTDPPAGARLTTAPTSVTLTFNGPLDGERTHVWLVGPGGAFAATGAPRYRGDGVELPVTVAGDGRYRVGYHAQLATGQTATGVVPFTVAAGLVAPPRAAPAVSPPVTAPPDGSAGGGHHAGTGGAAGLALLLAPVVTGAVLLVLMARGRRDRPAGGSPGSAAGSRPGGRRRAWVLREPEDADDRPADREPARPGG; the protein is encoded by the coding sequence GTGAGGCGCCGGCCGGGGCTGAGGTGGCTGGCGGCGGGCCTGCTCACGCTGCTCGCGCTCGGCCTGGCCGCGCTCACGGTGGCGGCGCAGCTGCGGCCGGCGCGGTTGGTGAGCACCGACCCGCCGGCCGGCGCCCGGCTGACCACGGCGCCGACGTCGGTGACGCTCACGTTCAACGGTCCGCTCGACGGCGAACGCACCCACGTCTGGCTGGTCGGGCCGGGTGGGGCGTTCGCCGCGACGGGCGCGCCCCGCTACCGCGGCGACGGCGTCGAGCTGCCGGTCACCGTCGCCGGTGACGGGCGCTACCGGGTCGGCTACCACGCCCAGCTCGCCACCGGGCAGACCGCCACCGGCGTGGTCCCGTTCACCGTCGCCGCCGGGCTCGTCGCGCCGCCGCGGGCGGCCCCGGCCGTGTCCCCGCCGGTCACCGCGCCGCCGGACGGGTCCGCCGGGGGCGGCCACCACGCGGGTACGGGCGGAGCGGCCGGACTGGCCCTGTTGCTGGCGCCGGTGGTGACCGGAGCGGTCCTGCTGGTGCTGATGGCGCGGGGACGGCGTGACCGGCCCGCCGGCGGCTCGCCCGGGTCGGCGGCCGGTTCCCGGCCGGGCGGGCGACGGCGGGCCTGGGTGCTGCGGGAACCGGAGGACGCCGACGACCGGCCGGCCGACCGCGAGCCGGCCCGGCCGGGCGGGTGA
- a CDS encoding class I SAM-dependent methyltransferase produces MSVSTDAAAVKAEQRRTWDAVSDGWTREWETFERGGAALTARLLALGGVRPGHRVLDVATGPGEPALSAADVVGPAGTVTGVDLSPAMLAVARRRAAGRRNVNFLVADLETVELPPRAFDVVLSRLGLMFAVDPGAAFGRIARLLVPGGVLAAAVWASPPRVPLMSLGYGVLARRLDLPSGPPDAPGPYRLCGPEALAAGLTGAGLRDVTVEECPVPFRFHDPAEYARFTRAVAPPPVRRRVDALDPAGRDALWAEVAAAARERVGPDGPVDLTSTALTVRAVAPH; encoded by the coding sequence ATGTCCGTATCGACAGATGCCGCCGCCGTGAAGGCCGAACAGCGGCGGACCTGGGACGCCGTCAGCGACGGCTGGACCCGCGAGTGGGAGACGTTCGAGCGGGGCGGTGCCGCGCTCACCGCGCGGCTGCTGGCCCTGGGTGGCGTACGGCCGGGGCACCGCGTCCTGGACGTCGCGACCGGTCCCGGGGAGCCGGCGCTCAGCGCCGCCGACGTGGTCGGCCCGGCCGGCACCGTCACCGGAGTCGACCTCTCCCCCGCCATGCTCGCCGTGGCCCGCCGCCGCGCCGCGGGCCGGCGCAACGTCAACTTCCTCGTCGCCGACCTGGAGACGGTGGAGCTGCCGCCGCGCGCGTTCGACGTGGTGCTCAGCCGGCTCGGCCTGATGTTCGCCGTCGACCCCGGCGCCGCGTTCGGCCGGATCGCCCGGCTGCTCGTCCCGGGCGGCGTGCTCGCCGCGGCGGTGTGGGCGTCACCGCCGCGGGTGCCGCTGATGTCGCTCGGGTACGGCGTGCTCGCGCGCCGGCTGGACCTGCCGTCCGGGCCACCGGACGCGCCCGGCCCGTACCGCCTCTGCGGCCCGGAGGCGCTGGCGGCCGGGCTGACCGGCGCCGGCCTGCGCGACGTGACCGTCGAGGAGTGCCCGGTCCCGTTCCGGTTCCACGACCCGGCCGAGTACGCGCGGTTCACCCGGGCGGTGGCGCCGCCACCGGTACGCCGACGGGTCGACGCGCTCGACCCGGCCGGGCGGGACGCGCTCTGGGCGGAGGTGGCCGCCGCCGCGCGGGAGCGCGTGGGCCCGGACGGACCGGTCGACCTGACCTCGACCGCGCTCACCGTCCGCGCGGTCGCCCCGCACTGA
- a CDS encoding EF-hand domain-containing protein produces MTTELQRRKLEKVFASYDADGDGVIDGLDITAMAQMWCDTYGVAPYSPGWRRIHGAAARMWRGMRGSDGPDGEKRVTVAEWVAWADKPEFPEFVTSAAVPFSLAVFDVADADRDGRINHAEMFAAQSKSGMRSEDTQRIFDRLDTDRDGYLTSEEYGRAAHEFYLSADPDAPGNVIAGEL; encoded by the coding sequence ATGACCACCGAACTGCAACGCCGCAAGCTGGAGAAGGTCTTCGCCTCGTATGACGCCGACGGGGACGGCGTCATCGACGGGCTGGACATCACCGCGATGGCCCAGATGTGGTGCGACACGTACGGCGTCGCGCCGTACTCGCCGGGCTGGCGGCGGATCCACGGCGCGGCGGCCCGGATGTGGCGCGGGATGCGCGGCAGCGACGGGCCCGACGGCGAGAAGCGGGTGACGGTCGCCGAGTGGGTGGCGTGGGCCGACAAGCCGGAGTTCCCGGAGTTCGTGACGAGCGCGGCGGTGCCGTTCAGCCTGGCCGTGTTCGACGTGGCCGACGCCGACCGGGACGGGCGCATCAACCACGCGGAGATGTTCGCGGCACAGAGCAAGAGCGGCATGCGGTCGGAGGACACCCAGCGGATCTTCGACCGGCTCGACACCGACCGGGACGGCTACCTCACCAGCGAGGAGTACGGCCGGGCGGCGCACGAGTTCTACCTCAGCGCCGACCCGGACGCGCCGGGCAACGTGATCGCCGGGGAACTCTGA
- a CDS encoding cytochrome P450, which produces MTSTLRTPASAPGRLPVLGHGLQMKRRPAEFLLELQSGEPVVTIALGKRPAYVVNDPTLMRELLRDGDTFVRGGPMTDRFRSMFGNGLGISEGEFHRRQRALIQPAFHRNKVIHYTKLMSRTVAGKLDSWRDGQRLAVETEMDELALSNVVEVVFAGDPRLDRARFMAATTTVLGGLFRRITDVTGVLTRLPTQANRDYDAAAEYLRATIRRVITEYRAAGTDHGDLLSMMLFARDEEGRPAMSDEQVHDEVMTFFIAGSNTIANTLCWALHHVGADPEVQRRLHAEVDRVLDGRAAGYADVASLEYTRQVLSETLRLRTQGLFNNRVTARDAELGGYLIPAGSDVLYSFHAVHHNPRIYPEPERFDPDRWLPERARGLPRGAFMPFATGVHGCIGDQFAWTEMIVSLASIAARWRLEPVPGHEPKPVPAMTMPVDALPMTARRRTR; this is translated from the coding sequence ATGACCAGCACCCTGCGCACACCCGCGTCGGCGCCCGGCCGCCTGCCCGTGCTCGGGCACGGCCTGCAGATGAAACGACGACCCGCCGAGTTCCTGCTCGAACTCCAGTCCGGCGAGCCGGTCGTCACCATCGCGCTCGGCAAGCGCCCGGCGTACGTGGTGAACGACCCGACCCTGATGCGCGAGCTGCTCCGCGACGGCGACACCTTCGTCCGGGGCGGGCCGATGACCGACCGCTTCCGGTCCATGTTCGGCAACGGCCTGGGCATCTCCGAGGGCGAGTTCCACCGCCGGCAGCGGGCGCTGATCCAGCCCGCCTTCCACCGCAACAAGGTCATCCACTACACCAAGCTGATGAGCCGGACGGTCGCCGGCAAGCTCGACTCCTGGCGCGACGGCCAGCGCCTCGCGGTCGAGACGGAGATGGACGAGCTGGCCCTCAGCAACGTCGTCGAGGTCGTCTTCGCCGGTGACCCGCGTCTCGACCGCGCCCGGTTCATGGCTGCGACCACCACCGTCCTGGGCGGACTGTTCCGCCGAATCACCGACGTGACCGGCGTGCTGACCCGCCTGCCCACCCAGGCCAACCGCGACTACGACGCCGCCGCCGAGTACCTGCGGGCCACCATCCGGCGGGTCATCACCGAGTACCGCGCGGCCGGCACCGACCACGGCGACCTGCTGTCGATGATGCTCTTCGCCCGCGACGAGGAGGGCCGGCCCGCGATGAGCGACGAGCAGGTCCACGACGAGGTGATGACGTTCTTCATCGCCGGCAGCAACACCATCGCCAACACGCTCTGCTGGGCGCTGCACCACGTCGGCGCCGACCCCGAGGTGCAGCGACGCCTGCACGCCGAGGTCGACCGGGTGCTCGACGGACGGGCCGCCGGCTACGCCGACGTGGCGTCGCTGGAGTACACCCGCCAGGTGCTCTCCGAGACGCTGCGGCTGCGCACCCAGGGCCTGTTCAACAACCGGGTCACCGCCCGCGACGCCGAACTGGGCGGCTACCTCATCCCGGCCGGCTCGGACGTGCTCTACAGCTTCCACGCCGTGCACCACAACCCGCGCATCTACCCCGAGCCCGAGCGCTTCGACCCGGACCGGTGGCTGCCGGAGCGGGCCCGGGGGCTGCCACGCGGCGCGTTCATGCCGTTCGCCACCGGCGTGCACGGCTGCATCGGCGACCAGTTCGCCTGGACCGAGATGATCGTCTCGCTGGCCAGCATCGCCGCCCGCTGGCGGCTGGAGCCGGTGCCCGGCCACGAGCCGAAGCCCGTGCCGGCCATGACCATGCCGGTCGACGCGCTGCCGATGACCGCACGCCGCCGTACCCGCTGA
- a CDS encoding pyridoxamine 5'-phosphate oxidase family protein, whose amino-acid sequence MEPSTFSTPVGDFADLRDDFLRLTTEIGWCTVTTVDGRDRPRSRIMHVSWEVGDAGPTGWVSTSRTPVKTAHLARNPYVSCSYWTPAHDAVFVDCRATWLEPGDTKRHVWDLVAAEATQRGFDPYAVWPDGPTDAGFEVLQFDPWRVQITLQDLANGQTISSSRVWHTAGRPASTGALLSR is encoded by the coding sequence ATGGAGCCTTCCACGTTCAGCACCCCGGTCGGCGACTTCGCCGACCTCCGTGACGACTTCCTGCGGCTCACCACCGAGATCGGCTGGTGCACCGTCACCACTGTGGACGGACGTGACCGGCCGCGCAGCCGGATCATGCACGTCTCCTGGGAGGTCGGCGACGCCGGCCCGACCGGCTGGGTCAGCACCTCCCGCACCCCGGTCAAGACCGCCCACCTGGCCCGCAACCCGTACGTCTCGTGCAGCTACTGGACGCCCGCGCACGACGCCGTCTTCGTCGACTGCCGCGCCACCTGGCTGGAGCCGGGCGACACCAAACGCCACGTCTGGGACCTGGTCGCCGCCGAGGCGACCCAGCGCGGCTTCGACCCGTACGCGGTCTGGCCCGACGGCCCCACCGACGCCGGCTTCGAGGTGCTCCAGTTCGACCCCTGGCGGGTCCAGATCACCCTTCAGGACCTGGCCAACGGCCAGACCATCAGTTCGTCGCGGGTCTGGCACACCGCCGGACGGCCCGCGTCCACCGGCGCGCTGCTCTCCCGCTGA
- a CDS encoding DegT/DnrJ/EryC1/StrS family aminotransferase, which translates to MTVGVWNYLAEYESEREDVLGTVEQVFSSGRLVLGDSVRGFEREFAAYHGVPHCVGVANGTDAISLALWALGVRPGDEVVTGANTAAPTVLAIDAVGAVPVFVDVDEATCLMNVDQVADAITARTRVLLPVHLYGQCVEMVPLRALAAAHGLAVLEDCAQAHGARHHGRVVGSLGDAAAFSFYPTKVLGAYGDGGATITAGPDVERRLRRLRYYGMEDRYYVEETPGRNSRLDEVQAEILRRKLRRLDRYIAARRAIARCYDDGLASTRLTLPVTAPGNEHVHYLYVARHPRRDEILEELRPHGIELNVSYRWPVHTMRGFAHLGYSDGSLPVTERLAGEIFSLPMYPSLDADTQDRVIDALRKVLRAG; encoded by the coding sequence ATGACCGTCGGAGTCTGGAACTACCTGGCCGAGTACGAGAGTGAGCGCGAGGACGTCCTCGGCACCGTGGAACAGGTCTTCTCCTCCGGCCGGCTGGTGCTCGGCGACAGCGTGCGCGGCTTCGAGCGGGAGTTCGCCGCCTACCACGGCGTACCGCACTGCGTCGGGGTGGCCAACGGCACCGACGCCATCTCGCTGGCCCTCTGGGCGCTAGGCGTACGCCCCGGCGACGAGGTGGTCACCGGCGCCAACACGGCCGCGCCGACGGTGCTCGCCATCGACGCGGTGGGCGCGGTGCCGGTCTTCGTCGACGTGGACGAGGCGACCTGCCTGATGAACGTCGACCAGGTCGCCGACGCGATCACGGCACGGACCCGGGTGCTGCTCCCGGTGCACCTCTACGGGCAGTGCGTCGAGATGGTGCCGCTGCGGGCGCTCGCCGCCGCGCACGGCCTCGCGGTGCTGGAGGACTGCGCGCAGGCACACGGCGCGCGCCACCACGGCCGCGTGGTCGGGTCGCTCGGTGACGCCGCCGCCTTCTCCTTCTACCCGACCAAGGTGCTCGGCGCGTACGGCGACGGCGGCGCGACGATCACCGCCGGCCCGGACGTGGAGCGGCGCCTGCGCCGGCTGCGGTACTACGGGATGGAGGACCGTTACTACGTCGAGGAGACACCCGGCCGCAACAGCCGCCTGGACGAGGTGCAGGCGGAGATCCTGCGCCGCAAGCTGCGGCGGCTGGACCGCTACATCGCCGCCCGCCGCGCGATCGCCCGCTGCTACGACGACGGGCTCGCCAGCACCAGACTGACCCTCCCGGTCACCGCGCCCGGCAACGAGCACGTCCACTACCTCTACGTCGCGCGGCACCCGCGGCGCGACGAGATCCTGGAGGAGTTGCGCCCGCACGGCATCGAGCTGAACGTCAGCTACCGCTGGCCGGTGCACACCATGCGCGGCTTCGCCCACCTCGGCTACTCCGACGGGTCACTGCCGGTCACCGAGCGGCTGGCCGGGGAGATCTTCTCGCTGCCGATGTACCCGTCGCTGGACGCGGACACCCAGGACCGGGTGATCGACGCGCTGCGCAAGGTCCTGCGGGCCGGCTGA
- a CDS encoding nucleotide disphospho-sugar-binding domain-containing protein, with protein sequence MRVLFMPGPAIGHAFPLVPLGWAFRAAGHEVVFVTAGDALAVARAGLPVLDAVPGRTTSDMQAQFIRDVPRLFEPIGADPIGEMEERKPYIVSAWDPFVDAHVALGEWVQPDLVVYDPIFAVGPVVAARLKVPAVAHSLGLARFTPDLLRELPGAVAMRRHGVTLPEGIPTVDIAPPSLVEGGPAETSMRYVPYNGGGVLPDWLRSPVDRPRIAVTFGTLGGPDRFAAGIERVLAAASGLDAEFVLAIGESAVPAVLPPNVRTTGWVPLNQLLRGCAAAIHHGGDGTTLTCAALGVRQLVLPGSPDELVTGELLRARGLAHVLGSVDELDAAAIGRLLTDAELGRVTGEVRAEIAALPSPAEVVPRLAAAA encoded by the coding sequence ATGCGCGTACTGTTCATGCCGGGTCCGGCCATCGGCCACGCGTTCCCGCTGGTACCGCTCGGGTGGGCGTTCCGCGCCGCCGGGCACGAGGTCGTCTTCGTCACCGCCGGTGACGCGCTGGCGGTGGCTCGGGCCGGGCTGCCGGTCCTGGACGCCGTGCCCGGACGCACCACCTCGGACATGCAGGCGCAGTTCATCCGCGACGTGCCGCGCCTCTTCGAGCCGATCGGCGCCGACCCGATCGGAGAGATGGAGGAGCGCAAGCCGTACATCGTCTCGGCCTGGGACCCGTTCGTGGACGCCCACGTCGCGCTCGGCGAGTGGGTGCAGCCGGACCTGGTGGTGTACGACCCGATCTTCGCGGTCGGCCCGGTCGTCGCCGCCCGGCTGAAGGTGCCGGCGGTGGCGCACAGCCTCGGGCTGGCCCGGTTCACCCCCGACCTGCTGCGCGAGCTGCCCGGCGCGGTGGCGATGCGCCGGCACGGCGTGACGCTGCCCGAGGGCATCCCGACCGTCGACATCGCGCCGCCCAGCCTGGTCGAGGGCGGGCCGGCCGAGACCTCCATGCGCTACGTGCCGTACAACGGTGGCGGGGTGCTGCCCGACTGGCTCCGGTCGCCGGTCGACCGGCCCCGGATCGCCGTCACCTTCGGCACGCTCGGCGGGCCGGACCGGTTCGCCGCCGGCATCGAGCGGGTGCTCGCCGCCGCGTCTGGGCTGGACGCCGAGTTCGTGCTGGCGATCGGGGAGTCGGCCGTCCCGGCCGTCCTGCCGCCGAACGTGCGTACCACCGGCTGGGTGCCACTGAACCAGCTGCTGCGCGGCTGCGCCGCCGCGATTCACCACGGCGGGGACGGCACGACGCTGACCTGCGCCGCGCTCGGCGTCCGCCAGCTGGTGCTGCCCGGCTCACCGGACGAGCTGGTCACCGGCGAGCTGCTGCGCGCCCGAGGGCTGGCGCACGTGCTGGGCTCGGTGGACGAGCTGGACGCCGCCGCGATCGGCCGTCTGCTCACCGACGCGGAGCTGGGCCGGGTGACCGGGGAGGTGCGGGCCGAGATCGCGGCGCTGCCGTCCCCGGCCGAGGTGGTGCCCCGGCTGGCGGCGGCGGCGTGA
- a CDS encoding NAD-dependent epimerase/dehydratase family protein, with product MTRHRPRAVVLGGTGFVDAHVADAFADAGHDVLTVARRAPAGRRHRFTALDLGGTDPETLARLLDAEEPAAVVDATGSSWGLEPGRMAERCTRLSALLLDALRHAACRPRLVHLGSVLEYGPQLADPRRTQAPDTEYGRAKLVATRAVLAAADAGDVDAVVLRVVNALGPGLPATSLLGRVAAALAPAARSGVPARVTLAPLEARRDVVDVRDAAEAVLAAAGRPVTGRVLDIGRGEAVPVRTLVRLLVEVSGVPTTVVEHAGPAGWRAATRWSYVDPAPAAAALGWRPRRDLRRAVTDFWHDELRRQPGEPAAAGTPRQRAR from the coding sequence ATGACCAGGCACCGGCCCCGGGCGGTCGTGCTCGGCGGCACCGGGTTCGTCGACGCACACGTCGCGGACGCCTTCGCCGACGCGGGTCACGACGTGCTCACGGTGGCCCGCCGTGCCCCGGCCGGCCGCCGACACCGGTTCACCGCGCTGGACCTCGGCGGCACCGATCCGGAGACGCTGGCGCGGCTCCTGGACGCCGAGGAACCGGCCGCCGTGGTCGACGCCACCGGCAGCAGCTGGGGACTGGAGCCCGGGCGGATGGCGGAGCGCTGCACCCGGCTCAGCGCGCTGCTGCTCGACGCGCTGCGCCACGCCGCCTGCCGCCCCCGGCTGGTGCACCTCGGCTCGGTGCTGGAGTACGGCCCGCAGCTGGCCGATCCGCGCCGTACGCAGGCGCCGGACACCGAGTACGGCCGGGCGAAGCTCGTCGCGACCCGCGCGGTGCTCGCGGCCGCCGACGCCGGTGACGTCGACGCGGTGGTGCTGCGCGTGGTCAACGCGCTCGGCCCGGGCCTGCCCGCGACCAGCCTGCTGGGCCGGGTCGCCGCCGCGCTGGCGCCGGCCGCGCGGTCCGGCGTTCCCGCGCGGGTGACGCTGGCCCCGCTGGAGGCCCGCCGCGACGTGGTCGACGTCCGGGACGCCGCCGAGGCCGTGCTGGCCGCCGCCGGGCGCCCGGTGACCGGCCGCGTCCTCGACATCGGCCGCGGCGAGGCGGTGCCGGTGCGGACACTGGTCCGGCTCCTGGTGGAGGTCAGCGGCGTGCCCACGACGGTGGTGGAACACGCCGGCCCGGCCGGCTGGCGGGCCGCCACCCGGTGGTCGTACGTCGACCCGGCGCCCGCCGCCGCCGCGCTCGGCTGGCGGCCCCGCCGCGACCTGCGCCGGGCGGTCACCGACTTCTGGCACGACGAGCTGCGCCGGCAACCCGGGGAGCCGGCGGCGGCGGGGACGCCGCGACAGCGGGCGCGGTGA
- a CDS encoding class I SAM-dependent methyltransferase, translating into MTASVARGFYRAGYPEIYDLVMRHRGRDHTAEAATLARTVRRRNPAAASLLDVACGTGLHLEHLRTHFAPVTGVDLSAEMLARAGARVPDVALHEGDMRELNLDAAFDVVVCLFAVPHLRGAAELDRTVARLRAHLTPGGVLVVEPWYTPEALVPGYVARDMVQEQDRVVVRLSHSTWLDDARDRIRMTVHQAYADPEAGIRHDTATTELTLFRPEHFAAAFARAGLAASHVTAPPFRWGLWIARPADAR; encoded by the coding sequence GTGACGGCATCGGTGGCGCGCGGCTTCTACCGCGCCGGATACCCGGAGATCTACGACCTGGTGATGCGGCACCGGGGCCGCGACCACACGGCCGAGGCCGCCACGCTCGCCCGGACGGTCCGGCGGCGGAACCCTGCCGCCGCCTCGCTGCTCGACGTGGCCTGCGGCACCGGGCTGCACCTGGAGCACCTGCGGACCCACTTCGCGCCGGTGACCGGGGTGGACCTGTCCGCGGAGATGCTCGCCCGCGCCGGCGCCCGGGTGCCCGACGTGGCCCTGCACGAGGGCGACATGCGCGAGCTGAACCTGGATGCGGCCTTCGACGTCGTGGTCTGCCTCTTCGCGGTGCCGCACCTGCGCGGCGCCGCCGAACTGGACCGGACCGTCGCGCGGCTGCGCGCCCACCTGACGCCGGGCGGCGTGCTGGTGGTCGAGCCCTGGTACACGCCCGAGGCGCTCGTCCCCGGCTACGTGGCCCGTGACATGGTGCAGGAGCAGGACCGGGTGGTGGTCCGGCTGTCCCACTCGACGTGGCTCGACGACGCGCGCGACCGCATCCGGATGACCGTGCACCAGGCGTACGCCGACCCGGAGGCGGGCATCCGGCACGACACCGCGACGACCGAGCTGACGCTGTTCCGGCCGGAGCACTTCGCCGCCGCGTTCGCCCGCGCCGGGCTCGCCGCCTCGCACGTCACGGCGCCGCCGTTCCGCTGGGGCCTGTGGATCGCCCGGCCGGCGGACGCCCGATGA
- a CDS encoding class I SAM-dependent methyltransferase yields MTALAVSGCRICGGPVTEMLDLGRQPLSDAFPRPADVADEFFYRLALGRCADCTMVQLVEEVPRERMFHHDYPYRSSLSSVMRAHFTGTGRELLATKLTRPGAFCVELGCNDGVMLRTVAQAGVRHLGFEPSAGVAELARGQGVRVRTDFFEEKTAADVLATDGPADVVYAANTICHLPYLDSVLRGARLLLAPGGVLVFEDPYLGDILARTAFDQIYDEHFYYFTAHSVRAAAARFGLELVDVRRLPVHGGEVRYTLAHAGARTPSPAVADLLRQERELGVTGVPALRRFADAVARTRADLVALLRSLKEEGRTVAAYGATAKSATVTNYCGLGPDLIAYVCDTTPTKQGRLTPGAHIPVRPPEAFADPYPDYAVLFAWNHAEEIMAKETGFRAAGGRWIHYVPTVRVR; encoded by the coding sequence ATGACCGCCCTCGCCGTCAGCGGCTGCCGGATCTGCGGCGGCCCGGTGACCGAGATGCTCGACCTCGGCCGCCAACCCCTCTCCGACGCGTTCCCCCGCCCGGCCGACGTCGCCGACGAGTTCTTCTATCGCCTCGCGCTCGGCCGGTGCGCCGACTGCACGATGGTCCAGCTCGTCGAGGAGGTGCCCCGCGAGCGGATGTTCCACCACGACTACCCGTACCGCTCGTCGCTGTCGTCGGTGATGCGCGCGCACTTCACCGGCACCGGCCGGGAACTGCTCGCCACCAAGCTGACCCGGCCCGGCGCGTTCTGCGTCGAGCTGGGCTGCAACGACGGGGTGATGCTGCGGACCGTGGCGCAGGCCGGCGTACGCCACCTCGGCTTCGAACCGTCCGCCGGGGTGGCCGAGCTGGCCCGTGGGCAGGGCGTACGGGTGCGTACCGACTTCTTCGAGGAGAAGACCGCCGCCGACGTACTCGCCACCGACGGGCCGGCCGACGTCGTCTACGCTGCCAACACGATCTGCCACTTGCCCTACCTGGACTCGGTGCTGCGCGGGGCGCGGCTGCTGCTCGCCCCCGGCGGCGTCCTCGTCTTCGAGGACCCGTACCTCGGCGACATCCTCGCCAGGACCGCCTTCGACCAGATCTACGACGAGCACTTCTACTACTTCACCGCCCACTCGGTCCGGGCCGCCGCGGCCCGCTTCGGACTGGAACTCGTGGACGTGCGCCGGCTGCCCGTGCACGGCGGCGAGGTGCGCTACACGCTCGCCCACGCCGGGGCGCGTACCCCGTCCCCGGCCGTCGCCGACCTGCTGCGCCAGGAACGGGAACTCGGTGTGACCGGGGTGCCGGCGCTGCGCCGGTTCGCCGACGCCGTCGCGCGCACCCGGGCCGACCTGGTCGCGCTGCTGCGCTCGCTGAAGGAGGAGGGCCGCACCGTCGCCGCCTACGGGGCCACCGCGAAGAGCGCCACCGTCACCAACTACTGCGGGCTCGGGCCGGACCTGATCGCGTACGTCTGTGACACCACCCCGACCAAGCAGGGCCGGCTGACCCCGGGCGCGCACATCCCGGTCCGCCCGCCCGAGGCATTCGCCGACCCGTACCCGGACTACGCGGTCCTGTTCGCCTGGAACCACGCCGAGGAGATCATGGCGAAGGAGACCGGCTTCCGGGCCGCCGGAGGCCGGTGGATCCACTACGTGCCCACCGTGCGCGTACGGTGA
- a CDS encoding SAM-dependent methyltransferase → MSTRELTDIDEVAEIYDDGAWAVEVLGGNIHFGWWEDDDDRTPFLEAINRFTDIVGDRLALRPGERLLDVGCGAGEPAIRLGQRSDADITGITNSTEHLKRARERVNESGLRGQVHFELGDAAALSYPDASFDKVLAFESLVHAQDRRQWLAEIGRVLKPGGRLVFTDLAEDAPLTERDRQILTDFTLAPPGPPMAAFDLVRDAGFVVDEFLSCGDKISRSFPAYHERVQQRRDTLAAAHGAEKIDAFLAEMPAVLDVLRTKVGCVVIAAHKPR, encoded by the coding sequence GTGTCCACACGCGAGCTGACCGACATCGACGAGGTGGCGGAGATCTACGACGACGGCGCCTGGGCCGTCGAGGTGCTCGGCGGAAACATCCACTTCGGATGGTGGGAGGACGACGACGACCGCACCCCCTTCCTGGAGGCCATCAACCGGTTCACCGACATCGTCGGCGACCGGCTCGCGCTGCGCCCGGGCGAGCGGCTACTCGACGTCGGCTGCGGCGCCGGTGAGCCGGCGATCCGGCTCGGCCAGCGCAGCGACGCCGACATCACCGGCATCACCAACAGCACCGAGCACCTCAAGCGGGCCCGGGAACGGGTGAACGAGTCCGGGCTGCGCGGCCAGGTCCACTTCGAGCTGGGCGACGCCGCCGCGCTGAGCTACCCGGACGCTTCCTTCGACAAGGTGCTCGCCTTCGAGTCCCTGGTGCACGCCCAGGACCGCCGGCAGTGGCTCGCCGAGATCGGCCGCGTGCTCAAGCCGGGCGGCCGACTCGTGTTCACCGACCTCGCCGAGGACGCCCCGCTCACCGAACGGGACCGGCAGATCCTCACCGACTTCACCCTCGCCCCGCCCGGCCCGCCGATGGCCGCGTTCGACCTGGTCCGCGACGCCGGCTTCGTGGTGGACGAGTTCCTCAGCTGCGGCGACAAGATCAGCCGCTCGTTCCCCGCGTACCACGAGCGGGTGCAGCAGCGGCGCGACACGCTCGCCGCCGCGCACGGAGCCGAGAAGATCGACGCCTTCCTCGCCGAGATGCCGGCCGTGCTCGACGTCCTGCGCACCAAGGTCGGCTGCGTCGTCATCGCCGCGCACAAGCCGCGCTGA